From Bordetella flabilis, the proteins below share one genomic window:
- the aroG gene encoding 3-deoxy-7-phosphoheptulonate synthase AroG encodes MSHNTDDLRIREIKELTPPAHVMREFPCGQAVSDTVYSARQALHRILHGMDDRLAVVIGPCSIHDTKAALEYASRLKPVRERLKADLEIVMRVYFEKPRTTVGWKGLINDPDLDGSFNINKGVRIARELLLEINTLGLPAGCEFLDMITPQYIADLVSWGAIGARTTESQVHRELASGLSCPVGFKNGTDGNVKIAVDAIKAASQPHHFLSVTKGGHSAIVSTAGNEDCHVILRGGKTPNYDAASIGAASQELAKAGLAQRLMIDTSHANSNKNFQNQPLVAQDIGAQIAGGDARIVGLMVESHLLAGRQDLVPGKPLTYGQSITDGCIDWDASISLLEGLAAAVQERRRGASSGK; translated from the coding sequence GTGTCCCACAATACCGATGACCTGCGTATCCGAGAAATAAAGGAATTGACGCCGCCCGCGCATGTGATGCGTGAATTTCCATGTGGCCAGGCGGTGTCGGACACGGTCTATTCCGCACGCCAGGCGCTGCACCGGATCCTGCACGGCATGGACGACCGACTCGCGGTGGTGATCGGTCCCTGCTCCATACACGACACGAAGGCGGCATTGGAGTACGCGTCCCGACTGAAGCCGGTGCGCGAGCGCCTGAAGGCAGATCTCGAAATCGTGATGCGCGTTTATTTCGAAAAGCCACGCACCACGGTGGGCTGGAAAGGATTGATCAACGATCCAGACCTGGACGGCAGTTTCAATATCAACAAGGGGGTGCGTATTGCGCGCGAACTGTTGTTGGAAATCAATACCTTGGGTCTTCCCGCGGGTTGCGAGTTCCTTGACATGATCACGCCGCAATATATCGCCGACCTGGTGTCCTGGGGCGCCATCGGGGCGCGCACTACCGAGAGCCAGGTGCATCGGGAATTGGCCTCCGGCCTTTCGTGTCCGGTCGGATTCAAGAATGGTACCGACGGTAATGTGAAGATCGCCGTCGACGCGATCAAGGCGGCTTCGCAGCCGCACCATTTCCTGTCAGTTACAAAGGGCGGTCATTCCGCCATCGTTTCTACCGCCGGCAACGAGGACTGCCATGTCATTCTCCGGGGGGGTAAAACGCCCAATTATGACGCCGCCAGTATCGGCGCGGCGAGCCAGGAGTTGGCAAAAGCCGGCCTGGCGCAGCGCCTGATGATCGACACCAGCCATGCCAACAGCAACAAGAATTTCCAGAACCAGCCGTTGGTGGCACAGGACATTGGAGCGCAGATCGCCGGCGGGGACGCGCGCATCGTGGGCTTGATGGTGGAAAGCCATCTGCTGGCAGGACGGCAGGACCTGGTGCCCGGCAAGCCGCTGACATATGGCCAGAGCATCACGGACGGCTGTATAGATTGGGACGCGTCCATTTCGCTGCTGGAAGGGCTGGCTGCGGCTGTACAGGAGCGCCGCCGGGGGGCCAGCAGCGGGAAATGA
- a CDS encoding FAD-linked oxidase C-terminal domain-containing protein, with the protein MDTLVETDLTDAQAAPPAVQDLVAALQAVLPAHCILYREEDTRPYECDGLSLYRALPAVVCLPETEVQVQQVMRVCRRLNAPVVPRGAGTGLSGGAMPHTQGVLLGLSKLNRIKRIDPDNALAVVEPGVRNLAISEAAASYGFYYAPDPSSQIACSIGGNVAENSGGVRCMKYGLTVHNILRVRIVTIDGDIVELGSEAPDAPGLDLLAVFIGSEGMLGIVTEVTVKLLPKPACAQVVLASFPSVEAAGNAVTRVIAAGIIPAGLEMMDKQAIHMVEPFVQAGYDMAAQAILLCESDGTKEEVAHEIARLEAVLGEAGATRLQVSTSEPERLRFWAGRKNAFPAAGRVSPDYYCMDGTIPRRHLARVLSAIEQMEDEYGLRCANVFHAGDGNLHPLILFDSNKPDETERADKFGVAILELCVQVGGTVTGEHGVGMEKINQMCVQFSREELDAFLAVKRAFDPTCLLNPQKVIPTLARCAEYGKMHVHGGELQFPDLSRF; encoded by the coding sequence ATGGACACTCTCGTAGAGACCGACCTCACGGATGCGCAGGCGGCGCCGCCGGCCGTGCAGGATCTCGTCGCGGCACTGCAGGCCGTATTGCCGGCGCACTGCATCCTATATCGCGAGGAAGACACGCGGCCCTACGAATGCGATGGCCTGTCGTTGTATCGCGCCTTGCCCGCTGTCGTCTGCCTGCCCGAAACCGAAGTCCAGGTGCAGCAGGTAATGCGTGTGTGCCGGCGGTTGAACGCCCCCGTCGTGCCGCGGGGCGCCGGTACGGGGCTTTCCGGCGGTGCCATGCCGCATACCCAGGGCGTTCTGCTGGGGCTCTCCAAGCTGAACCGTATCAAACGCATCGACCCGGACAATGCCCTGGCGGTCGTCGAGCCCGGCGTGCGCAACCTGGCGATCTCGGAAGCGGCGGCGTCGTATGGGTTCTACTACGCACCGGACCCGTCCAGCCAGATCGCATGTTCCATCGGCGGTAACGTGGCGGAGAACTCCGGCGGCGTGCGCTGCATGAAGTACGGCTTGACCGTACACAATATTCTGCGCGTGCGTATCGTCACCATAGACGGCGATATCGTCGAGCTTGGCAGCGAGGCGCCCGATGCGCCCGGGCTGGATCTGCTTGCAGTCTTCATCGGGTCCGAAGGCATGCTCGGCATCGTGACCGAGGTGACCGTCAAGCTGTTGCCCAAGCCAGCGTGCGCCCAGGTGGTACTGGCCAGTTTCCCCAGCGTGGAGGCAGCCGGCAACGCCGTCACGCGGGTGATTGCCGCCGGCATTATTCCCGCCGGCCTGGAGATGATGGACAAACAGGCGATCCACATGGTGGAGCCATTTGTGCAGGCCGGCTACGACATGGCTGCGCAGGCCATCCTCCTGTGTGAATCCGACGGCACGAAGGAAGAGGTCGCGCATGAGATCGCGCGCCTGGAGGCGGTGCTTGGGGAGGCTGGCGCGACGCGGTTGCAAGTGTCCACCTCGGAGCCGGAACGGCTGAGATTCTGGGCAGGCCGCAAGAATGCCTTTCCGGCCGCTGGTCGCGTATCGCCGGACTACTACTGCATGGACGGCACAATTCCGCGGCGCCATCTGGCCCGCGTGCTGAGCGCCATCGAGCAGATGGAGGACGAGTACGGCCTGCGCTGCGCCAACGTATTCCATGCGGGCGACGGCAATCTTCATCCGCTGATCCTTTTCGATTCCAACAAGCCGGACGAGACCGAGCGCGCCGACAAGTTCGGCGTCGCCATTCTCGAACTGTGTGTACAGGTGGGAGGCACCGTGACGGGAGAGCATGGTGTGGGTATGGAGAAAATCAATCAGATGTGCGTGCAATTCTCGCGAGAGGAACTGGATGCCTTTCTGGCCGTAAAGCGGGCTTTCGACCCGACCTGCCTGCTCAACCCGCAGAAGGTAATTCCGACGCTGGCACGTTGCGCGGAGTACGGCAAGATGCACGTGCACGGCGGCGAACTTCAATTTCCCGATTTATCTCGGTTCTGA
- the mnmA gene encoding tRNA 2-thiouridine(34) synthase MnmA, whose amino-acid sequence MSSITPTKGRVVVGMSGGVDSSVTAWLLKQQGYEVIGLFMKNWEDDDDSEYCSSRQDWLDAASVADSIGVDIEAVNFASEYKDRVFAEFLREYSAGRTPNPDVLCNAEIKFKAFLDHAMSLGAERIATGHYARVRAVEGRAGLRYELLKALDATKDQSYFLHRLNQAQLSRTLFPLGEIPKVQVRRIAHEIGLHNAAKKDSTGICFIGERPFRAFLNRYLPTAPGPILTPEGQHVGTHSGLSFYTLGQRKGIGIGGVKGRQRDDGTAEAWYVARKDIAANTLYVVQGHDHPWLLAGSLDAQDASWIAGTPPAPGGYGAKTRYRQGDAPCTLRGGTSSGFTLRFEQPQWAVTPGQSAVLYDGEICLGGGIIS is encoded by the coding sequence ATGTCCTCCATTACTCCAACCAAGGGCCGTGTCGTCGTCGGCATGTCCGGTGGTGTCGATTCGTCCGTGACCGCGTGGCTGCTCAAGCAGCAGGGCTACGAAGTGATCGGGCTCTTCATGAAGAACTGGGAGGACGATGACGATTCCGAATACTGCTCCAGTCGGCAGGATTGGCTCGACGCGGCCAGCGTCGCGGATTCCATCGGCGTCGATATCGAGGCGGTGAACTTTGCGTCGGAATACAAGGACCGCGTGTTTGCCGAGTTCCTGCGCGAGTATTCGGCCGGCCGCACGCCCAACCCCGACGTGCTGTGCAACGCCGAAATCAAATTCAAGGCGTTCCTGGATCACGCGATGAGCCTGGGCGCTGAACGTATCGCCACAGGACACTATGCGCGGGTACGGGCGGTCGAGGGGAGGGCGGGGCTGCGTTACGAATTGCTCAAGGCCCTGGACGCCACCAAGGACCAGAGCTACTTCCTGCATCGGCTGAACCAGGCGCAGCTGTCGCGCACGCTCTTCCCGCTCGGCGAAATACCCAAGGTCCAGGTGCGGCGCATCGCTCATGAGATCGGCCTGCACAACGCGGCCAAGAAAGACTCGACGGGTATCTGTTTCATCGGCGAACGGCCCTTCCGCGCATTCCTGAACCGTTATCTGCCCACTGCTCCCGGTCCGATCCTGACGCCCGAAGGACAGCACGTCGGCACGCATTCCGGCCTGTCCTTCTACACGCTGGGACAGCGCAAGGGCATAGGAATCGGGGGCGTCAAGGGGCGGCAGCGCGATGACGGCACGGCCGAAGCCTGGTACGTGGCACGCAAGGACATCGCCGCCAATACCCTGTATGTGGTGCAGGGGCACGACCATCCCTGGCTCTTGGCGGGATCATTGGACGCTCAGGACGCCAGCTGGATCGCGGGGACTCCGCCCGCGCCCGGCGGGTACGGCGCCAAAACCCGCTATCGCCAGGGCGATGCGCCCTGCACGCTGCGGGGCGGGACCTCCAGCGGGTTCACGCTGCGGTTCGAACAGCCCCAATGGGCGGTGACGCCGGGCCAGTCCGCGGTGCTCTACGACGGCGAGATCTGCCTGGGGGGCGGTATCATCTCGTAG
- a CDS encoding Re/Si-specific NAD(P)(+) transhydrogenase subunit alpha, whose protein sequence is MRIGIPRETLEGETRVAATPETVKKYVGGKHTVVVERGAGAAARYPDSAYEAAGATLGSATDALGTELVLKVRAPSVQELTAMTPQAVLVGMLDPFDTEGIDRMAAAGITAFALEAAPRITRAQSLDVLSSQANLAGYKAVLLAAHYYGRLFPMMMTAAGTLKAARAVVLGAGVAGLQAIATARRLGAVVEASDVRPAAKEQVESLGAKFIDVPFETDEEREIAQGIGGYARPMPAAWMARQAVLVAERCKQADIVITTALIPGRPAPTLVSQETVEAMRPGSVLVDLAVERGGNCPLSEKGKVVEKHGVTLVGLTNLPALVPTDASALYARNVLDFLKLIIDKEGALAIQREDEIVAACLICEAGNAVRRS, encoded by the coding sequence ATGCGTATCGGCATTCCGCGGGAGACCCTGGAGGGGGAAACGCGCGTTGCGGCAACACCCGAAACCGTCAAGAAGTACGTGGGGGGCAAGCATACCGTCGTTGTGGAACGCGGCGCCGGCGCCGCGGCCCGCTATCCGGATAGTGCCTACGAGGCGGCCGGCGCCACGCTGGGATCGGCGACCGATGCCCTCGGCACGGAACTGGTGCTGAAGGTGCGGGCGCCTTCCGTTCAGGAGTTGACCGCCATGACGCCCCAGGCGGTTCTGGTCGGCATGCTCGATCCGTTCGACACGGAGGGCATCGACCGAATGGCCGCGGCGGGCATAACCGCCTTCGCCCTGGAAGCCGCACCACGGATTACGCGGGCACAGAGCCTGGACGTCCTGTCGTCCCAGGCCAATCTTGCCGGCTACAAGGCCGTGCTGCTGGCGGCCCACTACTACGGTCGCCTCTTCCCCATGATGATGACCGCGGCCGGCACCCTGAAGGCTGCGCGGGCCGTCGTGCTGGGAGCCGGGGTGGCCGGCCTGCAGGCGATCGCGACGGCGCGACGCCTTGGCGCCGTGGTGGAAGCCTCCGACGTACGCCCCGCGGCCAAGGAACAAGTCGAATCGCTGGGTGCGAAATTCATCGACGTGCCCTTCGAGACCGATGAGGAACGTGAAATCGCGCAGGGCATCGGGGGCTATGCGCGGCCCATGCCCGCCGCGTGGATGGCACGCCAGGCGGTCCTGGTCGCCGAACGCTGCAAGCAGGCGGATATTGTCATCACCACCGCCCTAATTCCTGGCCGGCCAGCGCCCACGCTGGTATCCCAGGAAACCGTCGAAGCCATGCGGCCAGGCTCGGTACTGGTAGACCTTGCCGTGGAACGCGGCGGCAATTGCCCGCTGTCGGAAAAAGGCAAGGTCGTGGAAAAGCATGGCGTGACGCTGGTCGGGCTTACCAACCTCCCTGCCCTGGTTCCTACGGACGCGTCGGCGCTTTACGCCCGCAACGTACTCGATTTCCTGAAGCTCATCATCGACAAGGAAGGCGCCCTCGCCATCCAGCGCGAGGATGAAATCGTCGCCGCCTGCCTGATCTGCGAGGCCGGCAATGCAGTTCGGAGGTCTTGA
- the glcF gene encoding glycolate oxidase subunit GlcF: MQTQIASWARDTDYGREADAILRRCVHCGFCTATCPTYQVLGDELDGPRGRIYLIKQMLEGAEPTQSTQTHLDRCLTCRNCETTCPSGVEYGHLIDIGRSLVEQRVRRPLPQRLKRALLRRGLTSRWFAPAMRLGQVLRPMLPAALRAKVPERRAVGTLPDPRLHGRQVLMLAGCVQPAMMPTIDAATVRVLHALGIGATVARGGGCCGAINLHLDDPSTALAQMRANVDSWWPFVESGKVEAIVMNATGCGAMVKEYAYHLRNDPAYAERAARIVALVRDISEVLAPHAGVLRERLGQPVKAAFHPPCTLQHWQGLRPLADTLLTDLGFELQPFADRHLCCGSAGAYSVMQPEMATTLRDRKLAAIGPTAPDVILSANIGCITHLQSGTSTPVRHWIEVLDERLREAGTPAPAAIPQP, translated from the coding sequence ATGCAAACCCAAATCGCTTCCTGGGCGCGGGATACGGATTACGGCCGCGAAGCCGATGCCATCCTGCGCCGCTGCGTGCATTGCGGCTTCTGTACCGCGACGTGCCCCACCTACCAGGTCCTGGGGGACGAGCTCGACGGCCCGCGCGGCCGTATCTACTTGATCAAGCAGATGCTGGAAGGCGCGGAGCCGACGCAGTCCACGCAGACGCACCTGGACCGCTGCCTGACCTGCCGCAACTGTGAAACGACGTGCCCGTCCGGTGTCGAGTACGGCCATCTGATCGATATCGGGCGCAGTCTGGTCGAACAGCGTGTGCGTCGGCCTTTGCCGCAGCGCTTGAAGCGTGCACTGCTGCGCCGCGGGCTGACATCGCGCTGGTTCGCGCCGGCCATGCGGCTGGGACAGGTCCTCAGGCCCATGCTGCCGGCGGCGCTGCGCGCCAAGGTGCCGGAGCGCAGGGCCGTCGGGACGCTGCCGGATCCGCGCCTTCATGGTCGACAGGTCCTCATGCTGGCCGGGTGCGTACAGCCTGCCATGATGCCGACCATCGATGCGGCGACCGTAAGGGTGCTGCACGCGCTGGGTATCGGCGCCACCGTCGCACGGGGCGGCGGTTGTTGCGGTGCGATCAATCTGCACCTGGACGACCCCTCGACGGCCCTGGCGCAGATGCGCGCCAACGTGGACAGTTGGTGGCCCTTCGTCGAAAGCGGCAAGGTCGAAGCCATCGTCATGAACGCCACCGGCTGCGGCGCCATGGTGAAAGAGTATGCATATCACCTGCGCAACGATCCCGCGTATGCCGAGCGCGCCGCACGCATTGTGGCCCTGGTGCGCGATATCTCCGAAGTGCTCGCGCCGCATGCGGGCGTCTTGCGCGAGCGCCTGGGACAGCCCGTCAAGGCGGCATTCCATCCGCCTTGCACGCTGCAGCATTGGCAAGGCCTGCGTCCTCTCGCGGACACTTTGCTGACAGACCTGGGCTTTGAATTACAGCCATTCGCCGACCGCCATTTATGCTGCGGGTCGGCGGGCGCGTACTCCGTCATGCAGCCCGAGATGGCGACAACCTTGCGCGACCGCAAGCTCGCTGCCATTGGACCCACGGCCCCGGATGTGATCCTGTCCGCCAACATAGGATGTATCACGCACCTGCAGAGCGGGACGTCCACACCGGTGCGTCATTGGATCGAAGTGCTGGACGAGCGGCTGCGGGAGGCCGGTACTCCCGCCCCCGCGGCTATTCCACAGCCTTGA
- a CDS encoding NAD(P)(+) transhydrogenase (Re/Si-specific) subunit beta, with protein sequence MISLNVVTLLYLVASVCFIQALKGLSHPATSRIGNAFGMAGMAIAVITTGALIVALAGPGIAGLGLGWVLLGLLIGGTAGTIMARRVEMTKMPELVAFMHSMIGLAAVAIAVAVVAEPHAFGIAPMGTALPTGNRVEIFIGTFVGAITFSGSVIAFGKLSGKYRFRLFQGAPVVFRGQHIVNLVLALVMLGCGIAFVMTQQWTPFIAMTLIAFVLGVLIIIPIGGADMPVVVSMLNSYSGWAAAGIGFSLNNPMLIIAGSLVGSSGAILSYIMCKAMNRSFFNVLLGGFGNGGGSAAAEAGGPQRSVKSGSAEDAAFVMMNAETVVIVPGYGLAVARAQHALKELAAKLTAKGVTVKYAIHPVAGRMPGHMNVLLAEAEVPYDQVFEMDDINGEFGQTDVALVLGANDVVNPAAKNDPGSAIAGMPILEAYKARTIIVNKRSMAAGYAGLDNELFYMDRTMMVFGDAKKAIEDMVKAVE encoded by the coding sequence ATGATTTCACTGAACGTCGTCACGCTGCTCTACCTGGTCGCGTCGGTATGTTTTATCCAGGCGTTGAAGGGACTGTCCCATCCGGCCACGTCGCGCATCGGCAACGCCTTCGGCATGGCCGGCATGGCAATCGCCGTCATCACCACCGGGGCTTTGATCGTCGCCCTGGCCGGACCGGGCATTGCCGGCCTGGGTCTGGGTTGGGTGCTGCTGGGCCTGCTGATCGGCGGGACGGCGGGCACCATCATGGCGCGCCGCGTCGAGATGACCAAGATGCCCGAACTGGTGGCCTTCATGCACAGCATGATAGGTCTGGCGGCCGTGGCCATCGCGGTCGCGGTCGTGGCCGAGCCGCACGCGTTCGGCATCGCGCCCATGGGGACCGCCTTGCCGACCGGCAACCGCGTGGAGATCTTTATCGGGACCTTCGTGGGCGCCATTACGTTCTCGGGATCCGTCATCGCCTTTGGCAAGCTGTCGGGCAAGTATCGCTTCCGGCTTTTCCAGGGCGCGCCTGTGGTGTTTCGCGGCCAGCACATCGTCAACCTGGTGCTCGCCCTCGTCATGCTCGGCTGCGGCATCGCGTTTGTCATGACGCAACAATGGACGCCGTTCATCGCGATGACGCTCATCGCGTTCGTGCTGGGCGTGTTGATCATCATCCCCATCGGCGGCGCCGACATGCCGGTCGTGGTATCCATGCTGAACAGCTATTCCGGCTGGGCGGCGGCGGGCATTGGTTTTTCGCTGAACAACCCGATGCTGATCATCGCCGGTTCGCTGGTGGGATCGTCCGGCGCCATCCTCTCGTACATCATGTGCAAGGCGATGAACCGCTCGTTCTTCAATGTCCTGCTGGGCGGCTTCGGCAACGGTGGGGGCAGCGCAGCGGCTGAAGCCGGTGGTCCGCAGCGCAGCGTGAAATCCGGCAGTGCCGAGGACGCGGCCTTTGTCATGATGAACGCCGAAACGGTGGTCATCGTGCCCGGCTACGGACTGGCGGTGGCGCGCGCGCAGCACGCACTGAAGGAACTGGCCGCGAAGCTGACCGCGAAAGGCGTGACGGTGAAGTACGCCATCCATCCGGTGGCGGGCCGCATGCCGGGCCATATGAACGTCCTGCTGGCCGAGGCGGAAGTGCCCTATGACCAGGTGTTCGAGATGGATGACATCAACGGGGAATTCGGCCAGACCGACGTGGCTCTGGTCCTGGGCGCCAACGATGTCGTCAACCCGGCCGCCAAAAACGACCCGGGCTCCGCCATCGCCGGCATGCCTATCCTGGAGGCATACAAGGCCCGCACCATCATCGTGAACAAGCGTTCGATGGCGGCCGGCTATGCCGGCCTGGACAATGAATTGTTCTATATGGACCGCACCATGATGGTCTTTGGCGATGCCAAAAAGGCCATCGAGGACATGGTCAAGGCTGTGGAATAG
- the glcE gene encoding glycolate oxidase subunit GlcE yields MDFVLSELCDQVMTARAGHKPLFICGGGSKAFYGNHRPLRPEDGHCLLDITAYRGIVNYQPSELVVTARAGTPLRELEAALAEHNQMLGFEPPHYEESATVGGCVAAGLAGPRRMAAGSVRDFVLGARLLDAHGRVLNFGGEVMKNVAGYDVSRLLAGSQGIFGALLEVSLKVLPRPADERTLRLDATEPEALAAFAQWRRLPMPISAASWIPAGEEGKGELWVRLSGAPPAIDAARARIRGDAIDAPQAQAFWLSLREQTHAYFDRTRALWRVAVPPAAPSLGLGTTLIEWAGGQRWLRGPLEPDSVRQAAQTRGGHATLFRAVRHEDMPHDGVFHPLAPGIATLTRRLKQELDPSGLFNPGRLALEL; encoded by the coding sequence ATGGATTTCGTCCTGTCGGAGTTGTGCGATCAGGTCATGACCGCGCGCGCCGGGCACAAGCCGCTGTTCATCTGCGGTGGCGGCAGCAAAGCCTTCTATGGCAACCACCGGCCCTTGCGGCCGGAAGACGGCCATTGCCTGCTGGATATCACCGCCTATCGCGGCATCGTGAATTATCAGCCGTCCGAGCTGGTGGTCACGGCGCGTGCCGGGACGCCGCTGCGCGAGCTCGAAGCCGCGCTCGCCGAGCACAACCAGATGCTGGGCTTCGAGCCGCCGCACTATGAAGAGAGCGCCACCGTCGGCGGGTGCGTGGCGGCCGGCCTGGCCGGACCGCGCCGCATGGCCGCGGGCAGTGTGCGGGACTTCGTTCTGGGGGCCCGCCTGCTGGATGCCCACGGGCGTGTCCTGAATTTCGGTGGCGAGGTCATGAAGAACGTCGCTGGCTATGACGTATCGCGGTTGCTGGCGGGATCCCAAGGGATTTTCGGTGCGCTGCTGGAGGTTTCGCTGAAGGTGCTGCCGCGGCCTGCCGACGAACGGACCCTGCGGCTGGATGCAACGGAGCCGGAAGCCTTGGCGGCCTTCGCGCAATGGCGGCGGCTGCCCATGCCGATCTCCGCGGCATCCTGGATCCCCGCCGGGGAAGAGGGCAAGGGCGAGCTTTGGGTGCGCCTGTCGGGCGCGCCGCCGGCCATCGATGCGGCCCGCGCGCGCATCCGGGGGGACGCTATCGATGCCCCGCAGGCGCAGGCCTTCTGGCTCTCGCTGCGCGAACAGACGCATGCGTACTTCGACCGGACACGCGCCTTGTGGCGCGTCGCGGTACCGCCGGCTGCGCCGTCACTGGGCCTGGGAACGACGCTCATCGAATGGGCGGGCGGGCAGCGCTGGTTGCGAGGCCCCCTGGAGCCCGACTCTGTACGGCAGGCGGCGCAGACCCGGGGTGGTCATGCCACCCTGTTTCGCGCCGTACGCCACGAAGACATGCCGCACGATGGTGTCTTTCATCCGCTCGCGCCCGGTATCGCGACGCTTACCCGCCGCCTGAAGCAGGAGCTGGATCCGTCCGGCCTGTTCAATCCAGGGCGGCTGGCGCTGGAGCTATAG
- a CDS encoding FAD-binding oxidoreductase, whose amino-acid sequence MNDMTSPTALRRPFPDACLAALRAIVGDRLSVAQAVREHHGHDESPYPDVLPDAVIFAQSTEEVAAVARICNTYHVPIVAYGAGSSLEGHLLPVQGGVTLDMSGMNAVVAVNAGDFTATVQAGVTRKQLNEYLRDTGLFFPVDPGADASLGGMAATRASGTNAVRYGTMRENVVSLTVVTADGRVVRTARRAPKSSAGYDLTRIFVGSEGTLGLITEVTVKLYPQPEAVSAAVCNFPSLGEAVDSVIEIMQAGVPVARVEFMDEHAVRSVNRYSKLDLRETPLLLFEFHGSTAGVQEQAAAVQAIVHEHGGMDFEWAHRPEERNRLWAARHNAYFAGLQLRPGCRSSTTDVCVPISALAECVRETARDLAAAPFPTTIVGHVGDGNFHVLMLLDPDSEDEWQASERINHALVRRAIAADGTCTGEHGVGLHKMGFLAEEHGEDALELMRGLKHAFDPNNILNPGKIISW is encoded by the coding sequence ATGAACGACATGACCTCTCCCACGGCCTTGCGCCGACCGTTCCCCGATGCATGCCTGGCGGCGTTGCGCGCAATCGTGGGGGATCGCCTGTCCGTGGCTCAGGCAGTGCGCGAACACCACGGCCACGATGAATCTCCCTATCCCGATGTGTTGCCGGACGCCGTCATTTTTGCGCAGTCCACGGAAGAGGTGGCCGCCGTGGCGCGCATCTGCAACACCTATCACGTTCCCATTGTCGCGTACGGAGCCGGCTCTTCGCTGGAAGGACATCTACTGCCCGTGCAGGGGGGCGTTACGCTCGATATGTCGGGCATGAATGCGGTCGTTGCAGTGAATGCGGGCGACTTCACGGCGACCGTGCAGGCCGGCGTGACGCGCAAGCAGCTCAATGAATACCTGCGCGATACCGGTTTGTTCTTTCCGGTCGATCCTGGCGCTGACGCCAGCCTGGGCGGCATGGCCGCCACGCGGGCGTCCGGAACCAACGCGGTGCGCTACGGGACCATGCGCGAGAACGTGGTTTCTTTGACGGTTGTCACGGCCGATGGCCGGGTGGTCCGCACGGCACGGCGGGCTCCGAAATCGTCCGCGGGCTATGACCTCACGCGGATTTTCGTCGGCAGCGAAGGAACCCTGGGCCTCATCACCGAAGTTACCGTCAAGCTGTATCCCCAGCCGGAGGCCGTTTCCGCCGCCGTGTGCAACTTCCCTTCGCTCGGCGAGGCGGTGGATAGCGTTATCGAAATCATGCAGGCGGGGGTGCCGGTTGCACGGGTCGAGTTCATGGATGAACACGCCGTACGCTCGGTGAACCGGTACAGCAAGCTCGATCTGCGCGAAACGCCGCTGCTCCTTTTTGAATTTCACGGCAGCACCGCGGGCGTGCAGGAACAGGCGGCGGCGGTACAGGCGATCGTGCATGAGCACGGTGGCATGGACTTCGAGTGGGCGCATCGGCCTGAAGAGCGCAATCGCCTGTGGGCGGCGCGGCACAACGCGTATTTTGCCGGCCTGCAATTGCGCCCCGGCTGCCGTTCCAGCACCACGGACGTATGCGTGCCGATCTCCGCACTCGCCGAATGCGTCCGGGAAACGGCGCGCGACCTCGCCGCGGCGCCGTTTCCGACCACCATTGTCGGCCACGTTGGCGACGGTAATTTCCACGTGTTGATGCTGCTCGATCCCGACAGCGAGGACGAATGGCAGGCGTCGGAGCGGATCAACCATGCGCTGGTCCGGCGCGCCATCGCGGCCGATGGCACCTGCACGGGTGAACACGGGGTAGGGTTGCACAAGATGGGTTTTCTCGCCGAGGAGCATGGCGAGGACGCCCTGGAACTGATGCGCGGGCTCAAGCATGCGTTCGATCCGAACAACATACTCAACCCCGGGAAAATCATAAGCTGGTAG
- a CDS encoding NAD(P) transhydrogenase subunit alpha — protein MDALSPTLINLIIFVLAVYVGYHVVWNVTPALHTPLMAVTNAISAIIIVGAMLAAALTEGNLARGMGVLAVALAAVNVFGGFLVTRRMLEMFKKKEKKSREAA, from the coding sequence ATGGACGCGCTCAGCCCGACACTCATCAACCTGATCATCTTCGTCCTCGCCGTGTATGTCGGCTACCACGTCGTCTGGAACGTCACCCCGGCATTGCACACCCCGCTGATGGCGGTCACCAACGCGATCTCCGCCATCATCATCGTCGGTGCGATGCTAGCGGCGGCCCTCACGGAAGGCAATCTCGCGCGCGGCATGGGCGTGCTGGCGGTGGCGCTGGCGGCGGTCAATGTCTTCGGCGGCTTCCTCGTGACGCGCCGCATGCTGGAGATGTTCAAGAAGAAGGAAAAGAAATCCCGGGAGGCTGCGTGA